Genomic window (Hugenholtzia roseola DSM 9546):
GCATAGAAAGAGAAATCAAAACAAGTAGATGGGAAAAGAAAGTAAGGACAAGGCAATGCCTTGTCCGAAGTTAGATTGAAATGAAAAAGAACCAAAAGAATAAAAATCAAAGGGCAATACAAAAACTACTCTGCCGTATCTTCTTCCTGCCCCAAGCCCTCGCTCTGTCTGCCTTGAATATTGCCCAAAAAGCGCGGCAATTCTATGCCAACCTGCTGGGCAAGCTCATGCATAGGCGGCAGGGTATTGATAAGATTGCGGACAAAATTAGAAGTTGCGCCCCCATTTGCACCCGAAGCCCCATTTTCCCAAACCGTAATTTTATCGATTTTGAGATTGGCAATCGCTTCGGTTTGCTTTTCTACCAACATCTCTAATTTTTCAATAAGCAAGAGCGTAGCGGCTGCGCTGGTATCGCCTTCGCACGAAGCTAAGATGTCTTGATAACCTTTTGCCTTTGCCTCTAAAAGTTTTTTCAGACCCTCTGCCTCTGCCTGATATTTGAGCAAGGTAGCGTCGGCTTCCCCTTTGGCAATGCGGCGGACGCGCTCGGCTTCGGCTTCGGCTTCAATTTCCTGCTTGCGCTTCTGAATTTCTTTCTTGACAATTTCGTCTTTTTCCAAACGCGCAAGCTCGGTGGCTTTTTCCGCTTCTAAGATTTCTTTGTTTGCCACAGCGTTGGCAATATCGCTCCTGCGCTTGGCTTCGGCGGATTTTTCGGCAAGAGTGGCATTTGAATCCACGACATTCGCCTTGGCTAAGTTTTCACCATTTACGGCATCGGCTTCTAATTTGGCAACCTCAATCCTGCGTGTAGAATCAGCCTCTTTTTTACCTTTCTGCCCTTTGGCTTCTTCGGCGGCAATAGAAACCTCTTTTTCTTGCACCGCTTTGGTTTCGGCAATGGCTGCCTTTGCCTCTAATTCTGCCACGCGGATACGGCGTTGGGCTTCGGCTTCTTTGCGCCCTTCGTCGGTAGCGGCTACTTCTAAGGCAACCTGCACCTCTCGCTCTCTAACGGCTTTTGTTTCACCGATTGCACCACTGCGCTCCTGCTCGGCAACCTGAATACGGGCGATATTGATGGCTTCGGCGGCAGCCTTTTTACCAATCGCCTCGATGTAGCCCGATTCATCTGTGATGTCTTTGATATTGACGTTGATAAGTTCTAAGCCAATTTTATTGAGTTCGCTCGCCACGTGCTTATTGATAAGGGAAAGAAACTGCTCACGGTCTTGATTGATTTCCTCAATGGTGAGGGTAGCGATAACCAGACGCAGCTGCCCAATGATAATATCTAAGGCTTGGTTTCGAATTTCAGCCTCATCAAGACTTAAAAGCCTTTCTGCGGCGTTGAGCATAATTTCTTCGCGCGTAGAAATAGCAACGGTAAAAGTGCTGGGCGTATTGATGCGAATGTTTTGTTTGGAAAGGGCATTGCGCAAATCTATCTCGATGGGAATCGGATTGAGATTAAGAAACTGCCAATCTTGAATAATGGGCAAAACGAAAGAGCCACCCCCATGCACACACTTGGCACTCTTGCCTTTACCTACATTTCCATAAATGACCAAGATTTTATTAGAGGGGCAGCGTTTGTAGCGCGAAAGCAAAAATGCAGCCACCAAAAAAAGTATCACGACACTGATACCACCTAAACTTAATAAAAATTCCATAAGCAGAGAATTGAGTTAAAAGATAAAATATATTAAAATTTGAAAAAAGGTTCTGTTTTTAGTCGTGAAGCTCAAAACGCCCTACTAAGAGTTTGCCATTTTCTACTTCATAAACCATGACTTTTTCGCCTGTGGGAATAAGTAAGCCTTCCGATTTGGCATCTAAGGTCTGCAACTTGCCCTGCACCACAATTTGCACCTGCCCTTCGCCCTCTTGGGGAATGGTCAGATAGACTTCGCCTACTTTTCCGATAGCATTGCGCAAGTCTAAATTGCCTGATTGCTCCAATTTTTTGAGCTTTTGGTGCGTCAAAATCGCGACGACAAAGCCCACTAAACCTGCACTTATCGCAATTCCTACAATCGCCATATCGCCAAAATCGGTAAAATGATAGCCCAATACGCCCGCCCAGCCTGCAATGGCAAATAAGGTAGCAAAGGCAGAAAGGGAAATGTCGCCAAAATCAGAATCGCCAAAATCGAGGTCAAACTCATGGTCTAATTCTACGCCTACTAAGCTAAGAAGCAGCCTTAGTACGATAAAGCCCGTTGAAAGGACGGCAATCCACCAGTAGAGATTTTCTATCTCACTGCCTGCCTGCCAAAAAAGAAGGGCTGCGCCTACAAAGCCGTCTGAAACAAAAACGGCTGCGAGGTCTGACAAGAAAAGAGAAGAAGGGAGCATATTAGAAGGGGTTTAGAATTAGTAGGCACTATCTACGCGGTCAAGATAATCTTTTTTTCTTTCTTTCCCAAAAAAAAGTCGCCTTTTTAAATAAATTTAAGTTTATGCTTGCAACCTGCCAATAGGCTCAAACTTATCAAAAACATAAGGCGTATGTGGCGCATCTGCCATTTCTGCCGTTAGGTCTTGTCCTGCCCAATGGACGTAGTGCCTGCCTTTATGCCAAAGGCGCGAATGGCTAAGGTCATAAATAAACCCTTGATAGGCGCACCAAATTTCGGGGCGGTCTTGTCCGTTGCGCAAGGCGAGCTGCTGGCGCGTATATAGGGGTAGGTTTTCTAAATTCATAGGTGAGATTTTATATTTTTACAAAAAAAAACCTATAAAGGCGAACTTTATAGGTTTTGTGTAGCATCTGCCCTCAACTTTTAGAAATAAAAGCCCAAGTCTATGCCCAAATAATTAAGGAAGGCGCGTCCCTGATTGGCGTTCTTTGTAGTTAGGCGCGTCAAGCCATAGTGATAGCTAACCCCTACATCTATTGTACCGATGTCTTGTAAGTCGTATTCTATGCCAAGCCCTGCCACAAAGTCAGGCGTAAAGACGTTGTAACCCTCCATTTTCTTGGTAGTTTGCTCGTTGCTTCCATTGAAAAGTGAAGTGGTTTTGGCAGCAATATTAAAGCCCAAGGCAGCCCCAAAAAGTCCTCTGATACGCAAGCCTTCGGCGATATCGCCTGAACGCATTTTAAGCTGTAAGGGGATTTCGAGGGTTGTGAAAGCCACAGTTTGCTCCAAATTGACACGAACGGGAACGGAATCTGAACTCATTGTTTCCATACCCACTTTATACCCTCTGCTTACGATATTAAGCCCTGTATAAAGTCCTGCCTTTTCCGAAAAGTTATAATCGAGCATCAATCCTCCTGAAAAACCGATTCGGCTTTTTTTGTCTACATTATCCAGCACATTTTTATCCTCGTCGGTTAGGCGCACCATCGAGATAATGGGGTTTATTTTCAGCCCTAAACGCAAAGGCGAATCTTGGGCGGTTGCTTTTTGGGTAGGCATCAAAAGCCACGTCGCGGCGATAAAACACGCCAGCATTGCTTTTAAAAATAGCACAGAGCTAATTTTTTTCATAATCTGTATTGTAGAAATAAGGGAATGTTTAGAAAGTAACGCAAATCGCCTCACGTTAGAAATTGAGGACTTCTTTTTTGCACCAAATTTTGCTATCAAAAATTAGGCTAATTTGAAGGCGAGCGGTTCTTTTTTGAAAAAGAAAAAAAAGTCAAAACCTTACACTTGTGATAAGAGTTTCAAAGACAATCAAATACGTAGATTTGGCTTTTGGCGTTCTTTTAGCGATTTTTCGGAAAAAAATCTTTTTTTAGACTACTTAAAATTAGGACAAGGTTTTGCGCCTGCTTGTTTTTTTTCTAACTTGCTCTCTCAAATATCCAAAAAGTTTGGTTTTCCCTTTTTCCAAACAAAAAACGAGCTTCTTACTACTTGCCACCTCAAAATTTTATGTTGAAAAAGTATAACTTGACAAAATTTATCCTCAAAAGACAAACGCTGCTTGTCGTGCTATTGGCACTTTGTACGGCAGTCGGGCTTCCTACCGCATCTTTGCAGGCGCAATGCGCCCAAACAACGGAAGGCACAGACTTTTGGCTTGGTTTTATGCGCCACAACGAAGGCGACGTAATCGATATGCGCGTCGTGATAGCCTCCTCTACGGCTACTTCGGGTAGTGTCTTTATAGATGGCGGCACCACACTTTTACAAAATTTTACCGTAGCGGCAAATAGCTCTACTACCATTGTCATTCCTGCCGCCGCCGAAATTCAAGGCTCGGAAGTAGCTGAAAATAAAGCGATTAGAATTACAAGCCTGAGTCCTGTCAATGTTTATGCCATCAATAAAAAGACCTTTTCCACAGATGCGACCCTTATTTTTCCAAAGCCTACTTTGGGTACGCTGCATTACGCACTGATGTATCGCCCTCCACAAGGCGGAGCGCAATACAGAAGTCAATTTTTGATTGTAGCCACAGAAAACAATACACAAGTAACGATTACGCCAAAAGCGGCGACTTTGGGCGGCGTAGCTGCCAATGGCACGATTAACGTTACTTTACAAGAAGGACAAACCTATCAGGTGCGCTCGAATGTAGGCAATAACAACACAGGCGACCTAACAGGTAGTAAAATCGTTTCCAATAAGCCCGTTGCCGTCTTTTCGGGCAATCAAAGGGCGCGGATTCCTGCGGGAATTTGCTGTTACGACCACCTTTTTGAGCAATCGCCACCTACCAATACTTGGGGTAGAGATTTTATCAGCATACCACTTTTGCAGCGTTCTTATGATGTCTTTCGCGTTTTGGCGCGTGAAAATGGCACGATTGTAACGCGCAATGGCGTGGCACAGCCTGTTTTAAACGAAGGCGATTTTTTTGAATTTGACACACAAGCAAGCAATACGCCACAGGTTATCAGCAGCAATAAGCCTGTCTTGGTAGCCCATTTTAGCACCTCGCGCGATACAGACGGCTTGACAAACGCCGACCCTTTTATGATTTATTTGAGTCCGAACAAGCAAACGGTACAAAATATCAATTTCGAAGCCTTCAACTTAGCCGAAATCTATCTGAACGTACTGACGCGCACCAGCAACGCCGCCAACGTGCAGCTCGATGGCGCAGGACTTACTTTTACCCCCATTGCAGGCACGCAATATTCCTTTGCACGCACACCACTTGTACCGGGTACGCGCAATATCACCGATGGCGCAGGCACAGATGGGCTAATTGCCTATGTCTATGGCTTTGATGCCGCCGACTCTTACGGTTATATGCCCGGTTTGAGCCTGCAAACGGTCTTAGATGTAGGGCAGGATACCACTTTCTGCACCGTCGGAAATTCCGTTCCCTTAGATGCAGGGGACGATTTTACAAATATTCAATGGCGTAGGCTGCCCAGCAATACAGTTTTAGCCACAACCCAACTCTACACGCCTACCCAATCAGGGCAGTATGAAGTGCGAGGAACGGATAATTTCGGCTGCTTGCGCATCGATACCATAGAGGTAGTTTTCAATACGCCTCCCATTGCCGACATCAAATACAATGGACAATCCGAAGATGCCCTTGTCTTCTGCCAAGGCACGCCCAATCAGATTTTAGACGGCTTCGATGCCACTAACCCCGCAGGCGTTACCTATCAGTGGCGCGATTTGAGCAACAATACCATTGTAGGCACAAATGCGACCCTAAGCGTAGGCGGCTTTACGGGTACAAAAAATTTCGAGCTTACCGTCTTTACTACCGCCCTACACTGTCAAGGCGTGGCAGGTGCAAATGGCGTAGATGTCATTAGCGTAACCTTCAATCCGCCCCCGATTGCGAGCATTACCCACAATGGCGGAGCTGCCAGCACCAATTTTACCTTCTGTGATGCCGATGGCGCACAAACGCTCTCTGCCGCAAACCCTGCCAATACGGGGAATTTGCTCTACGAATGGTTTTTGGGTACAAATACCAACGTTGCCCCCATTGCCACAGGGACAAGTTTGATAGTAGATAATTTTTCCACTACTCGAAATTATACGCTCAAAATTAGCAACTTAGACACCGACCAACCCTGTGAGGTAACGCAAGCCTTTGCCGTAACCTTCAAACCCATTCCCGAAACAGAAATCTCTTTGGCAGGCAGCGTCGTTTCGGGGCAAACCCTGAACTTTTGCGACACCGAAGGCGAAAAAATATTAGATGGCACAAACCCTGCTTTGCCAAATGGTATTATTTATGAATGGTTTATTGGTACAAATACAACTGCTATCGCTAATACGCCTACCCTTGCAGCCAACCTCTTTTCGAGTAGCACCACTTACCGTTTGCGCGTGCGCGACCCTATTTCAAACCTCTGTTTTACCGAAAAAGAAGTTACAATCGTTTTCTATCCCACAGCCAACGTAGGCAATAGCCAACTGACTTTCTGCGATTCCGAAGGAGCGCAAGTGATTGCAGGTAGCAACGTCGATAATGGCAATAGCATTACCTACGTTTGGCGCGACATCACCGACCCGCTCAATCCGATTGTGGTAGGAAACAATAGGCTACTAACAGTGGCGAATTTCTCTGCCACAACGGTCTATCAGGTAGAAATCATAGACCCTAACTTAGCCAATCCCTGCCCTAAATTTGACGAAGTAACCGTTACTTTTAATACCAATCCTACCCCCGAAATCCGCTATGCAGGCAGCCCTGCTACCCAAGTTTCGGTCTGTGCAGGCGCAAGCGATTTAGACTTAGACGCAACTACGGCAGGAAATTATAGCTACCAATGGGCGATTGTAGATGCCAACAACAACACTTTGAGTAGTTTGGGTACAAATCCAACTATTGCCATTACAGGCTTTACGGCTGCTACCCAAAATCGAAGGTATCGCCTAACCCTAACAGACAACAACACAGGCTGTCAGGCACAAACCATTACAGAGGTAACGCTTGCGCCAGAACTAACCGCCTCATTTTCAAGCAATCGCACGCGAATTTGCGAAAATGAAACCGCCCAAGTGAGCTTCAATATTACAGGGAATTTCCCCGTAGAAATCGCCTATGAATATACCGACCCACAAGGAAATACAACGCTTGTAACCGAAAGTATCGGCACAGCCACAACGCCAAGCCCTTTCAACTATACCTTTGCCTCCGACGGCGGAACATATACGTTGGTTAGCTTACAAGATGCCGTTTGTCAGAACCTTAGCCCTGCTCCCAGTTCGGTGCAAATCGAGGTAGTGCCTGTGCCTACCCCTACCCTAACCGCCACTGCAACAGAAATCTGCCAGGGTGAAAGCATTACCTTCACCGCTGCGGGTGCAGATAGCTTCCAATTTTATATCAATGGCTTACCCATGAGCAGCACCTCGCCCACTACTTGGGTA
Coding sequences:
- a CDS encoding flotillin family protein translates to MEFLLSLGGISVVILFLVAAFLLSRYKRCPSNKILVIYGNVGKGKSAKCVHGGGSFVLPIIQDWQFLNLNPIPIEIDLRNALSKQNIRINTPSTFTVAISTREEIMLNAAERLLSLDEAEIRNQALDIIIGQLRLVIATLTIEEINQDREQFLSLINKHVASELNKIGLELINVNIKDITDESGYIEAIGKKAAAEAINIARIQVAEQERSGAIGETKAVREREVQVALEVAATDEGRKEAEAQRRIRVAELEAKAAIAETKAVQEKEVSIAAEEAKGQKGKKEADSTRRIEVAKLEADAVNGENLAKANVVDSNATLAEKSAEAKRRSDIANAVANKEILEAEKATELARLEKDEIVKKEIQKRKQEIEAEAEAERVRRIAKGEADATLLKYQAEAEGLKKLLEAKAKGYQDILASCEGDTSAAATLLLIEKLEMLVEKQTEAIANLKIDKITVWENGASGANGGATSNFVRNLINTLPPMHELAQQVGIELPRFLGNIQGRQSEGLGQEEDTAE
- a CDS encoding NfeD family protein, whose amino-acid sequence is MLPSSLFLSDLAAVFVSDGFVGAALLFWQAGSEIENLYWWIAVLSTGFIVLRLLLSLVGVELDHEFDLDFGDSDFGDISLSAFATLFAIAGWAGVLGYHFTDFGDMAIVGIAISAGLVGFVVAILTHQKLKKLEQSGNLDLRNAIGKVGEVYLTIPQEGEGQVQIVVQGKLQTLDAKSEGLLIPTGEKVMVYEVENGKLLVGRFELHD
- a CDS encoding cytochrome b5 domain-containing protein, with the translated sequence MNLENLPLYTRQQLALRNGQDRPEIWCAYQGFIYDLSHSRLWHKGRHYVHWAGQDLTAEMADAPHTPYVFDKFEPIGRLQA
- a CDS encoding porin family protein produces the protein MKKISSVLFLKAMLACFIAATWLLMPTQKATAQDSPLRLGLKINPIISMVRLTDEDKNVLDNVDKKSRIGFSGGLMLDYNFSEKAGLYTGLNIVSRGYKVGMETMSSDSVPVRVNLEQTVAFTTLEIPLQLKMRSGDIAEGLRIRGLFGAALGFNIAAKTTSLFNGSNEQTTKKMEGYNVFTPDFVAGLGIEYDLQDIGTIDVGVSYHYGLTRLTTKNANQGRAFLNYLGIDLGFYF